Proteins found in one Coffea eugenioides isolate CCC68of chromosome 5, Ceug_1.0, whole genome shotgun sequence genomic segment:
- the LOC113772606 gene encoding zinc finger BED domain-containing protein DAYSLEEPER-like isoform X2, protein MASNMKTKFQKYWDCYSVILSFAIILDPRYKLQFVEYCFFVLDPQSRDEKVLSIKQKLFRLFEEYSKTNTGITAAPMESTFNGDNGQTRDLMDGFDVYQSQQEASGNKSELELYLEERLVDRKQQPDLNVLTYWKESRIRYPELSLMARDILSIPITTVASESAFSHGGRILGKFRTSMLPDNVEALLCSRDWLYNSEECLDKDFEVEQEDEEQDLGIDISRLSAEQDASSNVDT, encoded by the exons ATGGCTTCTAATATGAAGACCAAATTTCAAAAGTATTGGGACTGCTATAGTGTTATCTTATCATTTGCCATTATCCTGGATCCTCGTTACAAACTCCAGTTTGTGGAATATTGTTTTTTTGTGTTGGATCCTCAATCACGGGATGAAAAGGTTCTTAGTATTAAACAAAAGTTGTTTCGTTTGTTCGAAGAATACTCTAAGACCAACACTGGTATTACTGCTGCACCAATGGAGAGTACTTTTAATGGTGATAATGGACAAACTAGAGATCTCATGGAT GGTTTTGATGTGTACCAATCTCAACAAGAGGCAAGTGGTAACAAATCTGAGTTGGAGTTGTATCTTGAGGAGCGACTAGTCGATCGTAAGCAACAACCAGATTTGAATGTTTTGACTTATTGGAAGGAGAGTAGAATTAGATATCCTGAACTTTCACTTATGGCTCGAGATATCTTAAGTATTCCTATTACCACTGTCGCGTCTGAGTCTGCTTTTAGTCATGGTGGGAGAATTCTTGGAAAATTTCGAACTTCTATGTTGCCGGATAATGTGGAGGCACTACTGTGTTCTCGAGATTGGTTGTATAATAGTGAAG AGTGTcttgataaagattttgaagtTGAACAAGAAGACGAGGAGCAAGATCTTGGAATTGATATTAGTAGATTAAGTGCTGAACAAGATGCATCTTCAAATGTTGATACTTAG
- the LOC113770601 gene encoding probable 2-oxoglutarate-dependent dioxygenase AOP1 — MECASNIRLPVINLTEEILRSGKDSWTEARNIVTRAFEEYGCFIAVHDKYPSEVSDSMFSELQDLFNLPLEIKVRNTSQTPLIGYARPRPNVHLYESLSIEDATNLEAVEKFANQMSPSKNNHFCELFHCYANQVAELDKMVSKFVFESYGVEKYHESHVGSVTYTVRLIRYRVPEQNEVNVGVAPHTDKNFITILQQNEADGLEVQLKNGSWIPIDFPPSSVVVMAGDVFSAWSNGRVHSPFHRVTMKGKERHSIAQFAYCKKLVETPTELVDDEHPLLYEPLDNFGYLRFLSTDDNWNTPNPLKAYCGV, encoded by the exons ATGGAATGCGCTTCAAATATCAGGCTTCCGGTCATAAATTTAACGGAGGAAATCCTAAGATCCGGAAAAGATTCTTGGACTGAAGCGCGAAACATTGTCACACGGGCATTTGAAGAGTATGGCTGTTTCATAGCTGTTCATGATAAGTATCCTTCAGAGGTTAGTGATTCCATGTTCTCTGAGCTGCAAGATTTGTTTAACCTCCCGTTGGAGATTAAAGTCCGAAACACTTCTCAAACTCCCCTCATTGGTTATGCTCGGCCAAGACCCAACGTGCACCTCTACGAAAGCCTGAGCATTGAAGATGCAACAAATCTTGAAGCAGTCGAGAAGTTCGCAAATCAGATGTCGCCCTCCAAAAATAACCATTTCTG CGAACTGTTTCATTGCTATGCAAATCAAGTAGCAGAATTAGATAAAATGGTGAGCAAATTTGTGTTTGAAAGCTATGGTGTGGAGAAGTACCACGAATCTCATGTGGGATCAGTGACTTATACTGTTAGACTCATAAGGTACAGGGTACCCGAACAGAATGAGGTGAATGTCGGCGTTGCTCCTCATACTGACAAGAACTTCATAACCATACTTCAACAGAATGAAGCTGATGGTTTAGAAGTTCAGTTGAAGAATGGAAGCTGGATTCCTATTGATTTTCCTCCTTCCTCCGTAGTAGTCATGGCTGGAGATGTATTCTCG GCGTGGAGCAACGGTAGAGTGCATTCCCCATTTCATAGAGTAACTatgaagggaaaagaaaggcatTCGATTGCACAGTTCGCCTATTGCAAGAAATTGGTAGAGACACCAACAGAGCTGGTTGATGATGAACACCCCTTATTATATGAGCCATTGGACAATTTTGGTTATCTCCGATTCTTGAGCACAGATGATAATTGGAATACTCCGAATCCACTGAAGGCCTATTGTGGCGTCTAA
- the LOC113772606 gene encoding zinc finger BED domain-containing protein DAYSLEEPER-like isoform X3, producing MASNMKTKFQKYWDCYSVILSFAIILDPRYKLQFVEYCFFVLDPQSRDEKVLSIKQKLFRLFEEYSKTNTGITAAPMESTFNGDNGQTRDLMDGFDVYQSQQEASGNKSELELYLEERLVDRKQQPDLNVLTYWKESRIRYPELSLMARDILSIPITTVASESAFSHGGRILGKFRTSMLPDNVEALLCSRDWLYNSEDFEVEQEDEEQDLGIDISRLSAEQDASSNVDT from the exons ATGGCTTCTAATATGAAGACCAAATTTCAAAAGTATTGGGACTGCTATAGTGTTATCTTATCATTTGCCATTATCCTGGATCCTCGTTACAAACTCCAGTTTGTGGAATATTGTTTTTTTGTGTTGGATCCTCAATCACGGGATGAAAAGGTTCTTAGTATTAAACAAAAGTTGTTTCGTTTGTTCGAAGAATACTCTAAGACCAACACTGGTATTACTGCTGCACCAATGGAGAGTACTTTTAATGGTGATAATGGACAAACTAGAGATCTCATGGAT GGTTTTGATGTGTACCAATCTCAACAAGAGGCAAGTGGTAACAAATCTGAGTTGGAGTTGTATCTTGAGGAGCGACTAGTCGATCGTAAGCAACAACCAGATTTGAATGTTTTGACTTATTGGAAGGAGAGTAGAATTAGATATCCTGAACTTTCACTTATGGCTCGAGATATCTTAAGTATTCCTATTACCACTGTCGCGTCTGAGTCTGCTTTTAGTCATGGTGGGAGAATTCTTGGAAAATTTCGAACTTCTATGTTGCCGGATAATGTGGAGGCACTACTGTGTTCTCGAGATTGGTTGTATAATAGTGAAG attttgaagtTGAACAAGAAGACGAGGAGCAAGATCTTGGAATTGATATTAGTAGATTAAGTGCTGAACAAGATGCATCTTCAAATGTTGATACTTA A
- the LOC113772606 gene encoding zinc finger BED domain-containing protein DAYSLEEPER-like isoform X1: MASNMKTKFQKYWDCYSVILSFAIILDPRYKLQFVEYCFFVLDPQSRDEKVLSIKQKLFRLFEEYSKTNTGITAAPMESTFNGDNGQTRDLMDGFDVYQSQQEASGNKSELELYLEERLVDRKQQPDLNVLTYWKESRIRYPELSLMARDILSIPITTVASESAFSHGGRILGKFRTSMLPDNVEALLCSRDWLYNSEECLDKDFEVEQEDEEQDLGIDISRLSAEQDASSNVDT; this comes from the exons ATGGCTTCTAATATGAAGACCAAATTTCAAAAGTATTGGGACTGCTATAGTGTTATCTTATCATTTGCCATTATCCTGGATCCTCGTTACAAACTCCAGTTTGTGGAATATTGTTTTTTTGTGTTGGATCCTCAATCACGGGATGAAAAGGTTCTTAGTATTAAACAAAAGTTGTTTCGTTTGTTCGAAGAATACTCTAAGACCAACACTGGTATTACTGCTGCACCAATGGAGAGTACTTTTAATGGTGATAATGGACAAACTAGAGATCTCATGGAT GGTTTTGATGTGTACCAATCTCAACAAGAGGCAAGTGGTAACAAATCTGAGTTGGAGTTGTATCTTGAGGAGCGACTAGTCGATCGTAAGCAACAACCAGATTTGAATGTTTTGACTTATTGGAAGGAGAGTAGAATTAGATATCCTGAACTTTCACTTATGGCTCGAGATATCTTAAGTATTCCTATTACCACTGTCGCGTCTGAGTCTGCTTTTAGTCATGGTGGGAGAATTCTTGGAAAATTTCGAACTTCTATGTTGCCGGATAATGTGGAGGCACTACTGTGTTCTCGAGATTGGTTGTATAATAGTGAAG AGTGTcttgataaagattttgaagtTGAACAAGAAGACGAGGAGCAAGATCTTGGAATTGATATTAGTAGATTAAGTGCTGAACAAGATGCATCTTCAAATGTTGATACTTA A